One stretch of Leptospira mtsangambouensis DNA includes these proteins:
- a CDS encoding sigma 54-interacting transcriptional regulator: MSVKQDISGALRKIQKEIQQLPNITDRLNFILDMTLTLFGASTGSISIMDQEEKVLTIVAAKGMDWEKKIAAKLPFNLGVTGRAASTREIIYVPDVTLDKDYVKLIETVRSELAIPLLTRDSTVGVLNLESDKVNFFSSDIINQATLFASQLTIVILEERIAKEAFEKSKREEDPVEEILGYDPSILFLKHRIRQVGPSDTSVMIIGEEGAGKKLVAKALHYISQRKNGPFLTVDCSGLSYELLEAELFGSQSGKIFNPGKLEQANGGSLYIESIGDLPTNLQTKLFHTIRDKTIPIPSTKKKDEVLNIRIFTGSKRDLLEDIQKETFSMDLYYRLAEVPLRMPPLRERRGDVPLLAHHFLYQYNKQYGRNKTFSTDALKALTGMPWSGNVRQLQSVIQYAVLVPPESVLEPHSFLQDGKRETEVPAKVQSFSLGTEILSPSENLSLNIAIERLEAIWIKEAFQRVSTQEEAAKLLGISRGSLQYKIKNNQFLDGFNT, from the coding sequence ATGTCTGTAAAACAGGATATTTCCGGTGCTCTAAGGAAAATCCAAAAAGAAATTCAACAACTTCCGAATATTACGGATCGATTGAATTTCATTTTGGATATGACTCTGACTTTGTTTGGAGCCTCTACCGGTAGTATTTCCATTATGGACCAGGAAGAAAAAGTCCTTACCATTGTGGCCGCAAAAGGGATGGATTGGGAGAAAAAAATTGCTGCCAAACTTCCATTCAACTTGGGTGTGACTGGGCGCGCGGCCTCCACCAGAGAAATTATCTATGTTCCCGATGTAACTTTAGATAAAGATTATGTAAAACTTATTGAAACGGTTCGTTCGGAACTTGCTATCCCTCTGTTAACAAGAGATTCGACAGTTGGAGTTTTAAACTTAGAATCGGATAAGGTTAATTTTTTCTCATCCGATATCATCAACCAAGCTACATTATTTGCCTCTCAATTAACAATTGTTATTTTGGAAGAACGAATAGCAAAAGAAGCATTTGAAAAATCGAAAAGAGAAGAGGATCCTGTTGAAGAAATTCTTGGTTATGACCCGAGTATTTTATTTTTAAAACATAGAATTCGCCAAGTGGGTCCCTCCGATACTTCGGTGATGATCATTGGAGAAGAAGGGGCTGGTAAAAAACTTGTCGCCAAAGCCTTACATTATATCTCTCAAAGAAAAAATGGTCCTTTCCTTACTGTAGATTGTTCGGGACTTAGTTATGAATTATTGGAAGCTGAGTTATTTGGTTCCCAAAGTGGAAAAATTTTTAATCCAGGAAAATTAGAACAAGCCAATGGGGGTTCGTTGTACATTGAATCCATTGGTGATTTACCAACCAATCTACAAACAAAACTCTTTCATACAATTAGAGACAAAACGATTCCGATTCCTTCGACCAAAAAGAAGGATGAGGTTTTAAACATTCGAATTTTTACAGGTAGTAAAAGGGATTTATTAGAAGATATCCAGAAAGAAACTTTTTCGATGGATTTGTATTACCGCCTAGCGGAGGTTCCATTACGGATGCCCCCATTACGAGAAAGAAGAGGGGATGTTCCTCTACTTGCACATCATTTTTTATACCAATACAACAAACAATATGGAAGGAACAAAACCTTCTCCACTGATGCGCTCAAAGCACTCACAGGAATGCCTTGGAGTGGGAATGTGAGACAATTACAAAGTGTGATTCAATATGCAGTTCTTGTCCCACCGGAATCGGTTTTGGAACCTCATTCATTTCTGCAAGATGGGAAACGAGAAACTGAGGTTCCGGCGAAGGTCCAGAGTTTTAGTCTGGGAACAGAAATTTTATCTCCTTCGGAAAATTTATCTCTCAACATTGCCATTGAAAGGTTGGAGGCAATTTGGATCAAAGAGGCCTTCCAACGAGTCTCCACACAGGAAGAAGCAGCCAAACTTTTGGGAATTAGCCGAGGTTCTTTGCAGTATAAGATCAAAAATAACCAATTTCTGGACGGATTCAACACCTAA
- a CDS encoding OmpA family protein, translating to MADSYYRTISGKHYDNELLEIAEKATKRSKAPIGKNIAKTLFDAIKDGGDYTDVEKRTVKYIRDNFKFSPEADEYLRSEIRKWAAKISVPAAKKKSSTKASAKKENTTKRSSARALKASDEGFTPYTESYEFGETSHDEVAPTPEYNELVALNKFQITPRQNRIGRLILLGLVLVFFIVLIIFGIRSCNRSSKSQTTTSGQSLNGSSDLGTRSLERVELSQGKVSDQFESRASAIRYINDLQIRFIKQSMQTEDSASDKIATLAEALKSYPGIRVRVKGHTCFIGEMDENKILSDERAKFIFDELVKNGVSATQLDYRGFGETAEIESNSTEAGRIKNRRVDFTVLSVTE from the coding sequence GTGGCAGATAGTTATTACCGTACCATCAGTGGTAAACATTATGATAATGAATTGTTAGAAATTGCTGAAAAAGCCACCAAACGTAGCAAAGCTCCCATTGGCAAAAATATTGCAAAAACCTTATTTGATGCCATCAAAGATGGTGGTGATTATACAGATGTTGAAAAACGTACTGTAAAATACATTCGAGATAATTTTAAATTTTCACCGGAAGCAGATGAATACCTTCGTTCCGAAATTCGTAAATGGGCCGCTAAAATCTCAGTTCCTGCTGCTAAGAAAAAATCTTCTACTAAAGCATCTGCGAAAAAAGAAAACACAACAAAACGAAGCTCTGCTCGTGCTCTTAAGGCTTCCGATGAAGGATTCACTCCTTACACTGAAAGTTATGAATTTGGGGAAACTTCTCATGACGAAGTAGCGCCAACACCGGAATACAATGAACTAGTTGCTTTGAATAAATTTCAAATCACACCAAGACAAAATCGTATCGGAAGATTGATCTTACTGGGACTGGTTCTCGTATTTTTTATTGTTCTAATTATTTTTGGAATCCGTAGTTGCAATCGTAGTTCGAAATCGCAAACCACAACCTCAGGTCAAAGTTTGAATGGTTCCTCCGATCTGGGCACTCGTTCTTTGGAACGCGTGGAGTTATCACAAGGAAAAGTTTCGGATCAGTTTGAATCCAGAGCTTCTGCCATTCGTTATATCAATGACTTACAAATTCGTTTCATCAAACAAAGTATGCAAACAGAAGACAGTGCGAGTGATAAAATCGCAACCCTAGCGGAAGCATTAAAGTCATATCCAGGGATTCGTGTTCGAGTGAAAGGACATACTTGTTTTATTGGTGAGATGGATGAAAACAAAATCCTATCTGATGAACGTGCTAAGTTTATTTTTGATGAACTAGTAAAAAATGGCGTCAGTGCGACTCAACTCGACTATCGCGGGTTTGGTGAAACAGCAGAAATTGAATCCAATTCTACAGAAGCCGGTCGAATCAAAAATAGACGGGTTGATTTTACTGTTCTATCGGTAACAGAATAA
- a CDS encoding motility associated factor glycosyltransferase family protein translates to MNKIYLDKNLAALPSQLAELIQNSDTKSDVSKSLDSESNLSYQLTKSKTGDPTLELEGVWIHSRFDPKKEAERFATELPHDGSERIYLLFGAGLGYILPYLIEREKVTIIWMEPHHFFIKEAFQIFDFSKPLLEGKLILITGEGLEDQLSDAVKGKGTHPISFVPHRGSWQWRESDYLKLRHTAEQMFHKKDVNLATLTRFEKIWAKNICYNLPELSKFRPVSDLFGIAEGISIVVCGAGPSLSESIHDLTKYRNQFLLLAVDTALPILTSFGVDPDLIFSVDPQALNSQYLEDYSGDGILIFDPTSTYLSLRLDKGPNKGFVTSSPFPLIGLLERTGDGEIGSVPFGGSVSTNAASLATLMGARSVFLVGQDLSFTKGLAHSKGAVLEERLNYLESRKFRREKHNYKQLFALPQKKVTGNLGETYITNEKMLIFKKWFEDHSKENPWTNLTKFGAKLEGILHSEFSKVFPDGKEEVEKEKILVDAVRQKIQSKLKEDSSFFQKNQLVSEIKSTTEALLEFASTVKRGLNVSQRIYNQIKLNQINPKTFTEDIKQMDLIDEQVSGKKGLNEILSLGIQRVILTITEGYDDQLTLEEKENARLAVAKKSLLLYEGLYTSVQSTKRMLTKSLYRML, encoded by the coding sequence GTGAACAAAATTTATCTGGATAAAAATCTTGCTGCTTTACCTTCCCAGTTAGCGGAACTCATTCAAAATTCAGATACAAAATCTGATGTGAGCAAATCTTTAGATTCAGAATCCAATTTATCTTATCAACTAACAAAGTCCAAAACCGGAGATCCCACTTTAGAATTAGAAGGAGTTTGGATCCATAGCCGGTTTGATCCCAAAAAAGAGGCGGAACGATTTGCCACAGAACTTCCTCATGATGGAAGTGAACGCATTTATTTATTGTTTGGTGCTGGCCTTGGATATATTCTTCCTTACCTCATAGAAAGAGAAAAAGTAACCATCATTTGGATGGAACCACATCATTTCTTTATTAAAGAAGCATTTCAAATTTTTGATTTTTCCAAACCATTGTTAGAAGGAAAACTAATCCTCATCACAGGAGAAGGATTAGAAGACCAACTCTCCGATGCTGTCAAAGGAAAAGGAACACATCCTATTAGTTTTGTTCCTCACCGTGGCTCTTGGCAATGGAGAGAATCCGATTATTTAAAACTCCGACATACCGCCGAACAGATGTTTCACAAAAAAGATGTGAACCTTGCTACCCTCACCAGATTTGAAAAAATTTGGGCCAAAAATATTTGTTACAACCTGCCTGAATTGTCGAAGTTCCGTCCGGTTTCCGATCTGTTTGGAATTGCAGAAGGAATCTCTATTGTTGTTTGTGGTGCAGGTCCAAGCCTTTCCGAATCCATACATGATTTAACTAAGTATAGAAACCAGTTTCTTCTCCTTGCAGTAGACACTGCTCTTCCCATCCTCACCTCTTTTGGTGTTGATCCTGATTTGATTTTTTCAGTCGACCCGCAGGCCTTAAATAGTCAATACCTGGAAGATTATTCTGGAGATGGGATTCTCATTTTTGATCCCACATCCACTTATTTGAGTTTGAGGTTAGACAAAGGACCAAACAAAGGTTTTGTGACCTCTTCTCCCTTTCCTCTGATTGGACTACTGGAAAGAACGGGCGATGGTGAAATTGGTTCTGTACCTTTTGGTGGTTCTGTTTCCACCAATGCTGCAAGTCTCGCCACTCTTATGGGGGCACGATCTGTTTTTTTGGTGGGCCAAGATTTGAGTTTTACCAAAGGTCTTGCTCATTCCAAAGGAGCAGTCCTCGAAGAACGGTTGAACTATTTAGAATCCAGAAAGTTCCGTCGGGAAAAACATAACTACAAACAGCTGTTTGCCTTACCTCAAAAAAAAGTAACAGGAAACTTAGGTGAGACGTATATCACCAATGAAAAAATGTTAATCTTTAAAAAATGGTTCGAAGACCATTCAAAAGAAAATCCTTGGACCAATCTCACTAAGTTTGGTGCCAAACTAGAAGGAATCCTCCATTCCGAATTTTCTAAAGTATTTCCTGATGGTAAGGAAGAAGTAGAAAAAGAAAAAATTTTGGTCGATGCGGTTCGTCAAAAAATCCAATCCAAACTAAAAGAAGATTCTTCTTTTTTTCAAAAGAACCAATTGGTTTCAGAAATAAAGTCCACAACGGAAGCCTTATTAGAATTTGCATCCACTGTGAAACGAGGACTTAATGTTTCACAAAGAATTTACAACCAAATCAAATTAAACCAAATCAATCCGAAAACTTTTACAGAAGACATCAAACAAATGGACCTAATCGATGAACAAGTATCTGGAAAAAAAGGTTTAAATGAAATTTTAAGTTTAGGAATCCAAAGAGTGATTTTAACCATCACCGAAGGTTATGACGACCAATTGACTTTGGAAGAAAAAGAAAATGCAAGGCTAGCTGTGGCAAAAAAATCTTTGTTATTGTATGAAGGACTATATACATCCGTTCAGTCTACCAAACGGATGCTAACAAAATCACTCTATCGAATGTTGTAA
- a CDS encoding penicillin-binding protein, translating to MTEYKQRFKYIILFILSLFVILLFRVIYLTYFNDNIINLKSSKYVQRGTIYDRRGIELAISRESATVGIDPTNIYDPDLTAQELGPILGIPPNKLIETIREKQNYFLLKREIELSKAEKIKALSLPGVRVEKEYKRIYPQGSLAASLLGFTGYDDDKALSGLEMLFNLELLSTPDAESSKGNNVHLTIDSIIQYRLEKSLQKAFLQTASKRGIGMIMDTETGKILAMASYPNFDPNHFQDFPLESHTNWSIRHVYEPGSTMKIFIALMLLNEGKILTNERFHCPGYIEIGKTTIRCTDNHGHVNLDEILQYSCNVGIIKAAQKIDEATYYNYMEKFKFGKRTNFSIHEAKGYLPPLNKWNKSTPYFLSIGQGLSVTPIQLITAAAAVVNGGILYEPSVVSQITNSYGELVHEFSIKNELLGIKEGAAKKTLNAMGKAVSQGTGKKAYLENYFIAGKTGTSQKAKAGAGYQAGLFTASFLGFFPAEKPKYVGLIVFDEPGGETHTGGGIAAPVFREVVESIIPIVEKSEKALVYRLKGEKNKIYKLDPKVMPDLTGFTASETIQIVKQLQVEYKMEGSGFVKTQEPKAGTSLKPDSSIKIILEP from the coding sequence ATGACAGAATACAAACAACGTTTTAAGTATATTATTCTTTTTATCCTCTCCCTTTTTGTGATTTTACTCTTTCGGGTAATTTATCTTACTTATTTTAACGATAATATCATCAATTTAAAATCGAGTAAGTATGTCCAACGAGGAACCATTTACGACAGACGAGGGATTGAACTTGCAATTTCTCGCGAGTCGGCAACTGTTGGAATTGATCCAACCAACATTTATGATCCTGACCTCACCGCACAAGAGTTAGGTCCTATTCTTGGAATTCCTCCAAACAAACTCATCGAAACCATAAGGGAAAAACAAAATTATTTTTTATTAAAAAGAGAAATTGAACTCTCAAAAGCAGAAAAAATCAAAGCCTTGTCTCTTCCCGGTGTTCGAGTCGAAAAAGAATACAAACGCATTTATCCACAAGGAAGTTTAGCCGCAAGTTTACTTGGCTTCACTGGTTATGATGATGACAAAGCACTTTCAGGCCTTGAGATGTTATTCAATTTGGAATTATTATCCACCCCCGATGCAGAATCGAGTAAGGGAAACAATGTCCATCTAACAATCGATAGTATCATTCAATATCGATTAGAAAAATCATTACAAAAAGCTTTTCTCCAAACTGCATCCAAACGTGGAATTGGTATGATTATGGATACGGAAACGGGAAAAATTCTTGCGATGGCCTCTTATCCTAATTTTGATCCCAACCACTTCCAAGATTTTCCTTTGGAATCTCATACCAATTGGTCCATCCGCCATGTGTATGAACCTGGATCGACGATGAAAATTTTCATTGCCCTTATGTTACTCAATGAAGGAAAAATCCTCACCAATGAAAGATTTCATTGTCCCGGTTATATTGAAATTGGAAAAACCACCATCCGTTGCACTGACAATCATGGTCATGTCAATTTGGATGAAATTCTACAATACTCTTGTAACGTAGGTATCATCAAAGCTGCGCAAAAAATTGATGAAGCAACTTACTACAATTATATGGAAAAATTTAAGTTTGGAAAACGAACTAACTTTTCCATCCACGAAGCCAAAGGATATTTACCTCCCCTAAACAAATGGAACAAAAGTACACCTTACTTTTTATCCATAGGCCAAGGACTTTCTGTGACACCCATCCAACTCATCACGGCAGCCGCAGCCGTTGTGAATGGTGGGATTTTATATGAACCATCTGTTGTGTCTCAAATTACCAATTCTTATGGGGAACTGGTACATGAATTTTCAATTAAAAATGAACTACTCGGTATCAAAGAAGGGGCTGCCAAAAAAACTTTAAACGCAATGGGGAAAGCAGTTTCGCAAGGAACAGGGAAAAAAGCTTATTTAGAAAACTACTTTATCGCAGGAAAGACAGGAACTTCACAAAAAGCAAAAGCAGGTGCGGGATACCAAGCCGGACTTTTTACTGCGAGTTTCCTTGGTTTTTTTCCCGCAGAGAAACCTAAGTATGTGGGTCTCATTGTTTTTGATGAACCCGGTGGAGAAACCCATACGGGTGGAGGGATCGCAGCACCTGTCTTTCGTGAGGTGGTGGAAAGTATCATTCCTATTGTTGAAAAAAGTGAGAAAGCACTTGTGTATCGGTTGAAGGGCGAAAAAAATAAAATCTATAAACTTGATCCTAAAGTAATGCCTGACCTTACTGGATTCACAGCTTCTGAAACCATTCAAATTGTAAAACAACTGCAAGTAGAATATAAAATGGAAGGTTCTGGATTTGTGAAAACACAAGAACCGAAAGCTGGGACTTCTTTAAAACCTGATTCTTCCATCAAAATAATTTTGGAACCTTAA
- the lepB gene encoding signal peptidase I has protein sequence METETHSPRWWVKFKRYARRSILIFFFLCFLLFVRIFLFQIYSIQGNSMYPTLEHGSVVFVWKGGFAISAKFFGTPLLYTDPKIEKLDLVLFVSQEDELVVKRVIGLPGEFYSIESGRVLIDSTELLENYLPQGTYTSEPSTSIFLNRHNSPFLAMEKQGRIPPGYYLLLGDNRQYSTDSRSFGLVPVEKIKGKVIFYF, from the coding sequence ATGGAAACAGAAACACATTCTCCCCGCTGGTGGGTCAAATTCAAACGTTACGCCCGTCGCAGCATTCTCATCTTTTTCTTCCTCTGTTTCCTCTTATTTGTGCGCATCTTTTTATTCCAAATTTATTCCATCCAAGGAAATTCCATGTATCCAACCTTAGAACATGGGTCCGTGGTTTTTGTTTGGAAAGGTGGATTTGCCATTTCTGCCAAATTTTTTGGAACACCACTCCTTTATACAGATCCAAAAATTGAAAAGTTGGATTTGGTATTATTTGTAAGCCAAGAGGATGAACTTGTCGTCAAACGAGTGATAGGTTTGCCTGGAGAATTTTATTCCATCGAATCTGGACGAGTTCTCATCGACTCAACGGAGTTATTGGAAAATTATCTTCCGCAAGGGACCTACACAAGCGAACCGAGTACATCTATATTTCTCAATCGTCACAACTCACCTTTTCTTGCTATGGAAAAACAAGGAAGGATTCCTCCTGGTTATTATCTACTTTTGGGTGACAACAGACAATATTCAACAGACTCCCGTTCGTTTGGGCTTGTCCCTGTCGAAAAAATCAAAGGCAAAGTAATTTTTTATTTCTAA
- the thrC gene encoding threonine synthase: MSLTKYQFRAQFRCTNESCRKTYPLHQVIYSCESCGELLNVEHDIDSLKQVSAKEWKSKFETRFRSSQFPNASGVWGKKEWVLPGIQDENIITSGEGTTHLYDASRFAKDLGLKSLHVKQCGVSHTGSFKDLGMTVLVSQVKQMIADGVPIQAVACASTGDTSAALASYAAKAGIPSIILLPANKVSTAQLIQPVSNGALVLALETDFDGCMAVVKELTKEKSIYLANSMNSLRIEGQKTISIEITQQLGWTVPDWIVIPGGNLGNVSALGMGFEMMLELGLINKLPRIILAQAKNASPLYESFKKGFADFSPVTAEKTLASAIQIGDPVSVKKAIRILKKFNGVVEVATEEELANAAARGDLYGLYNDPHTGVALAALLKSVESGVVGKGESVVVISTANGLKFTEFKLAFHEGKIPNIDERLKNRIQTCKPNLNGVMEILGKQLKK; the protein is encoded by the coding sequence ATGTCACTTACAAAATATCAATTCCGAGCACAGTTTCGATGCACCAACGAATCTTGTCGCAAAACCTATCCTCTCCACCAAGTGATTTATTCCTGCGAGTCTTGCGGGGAACTTTTGAATGTCGAACATGATATAGACAGCCTCAAACAAGTTTCGGCAAAAGAATGGAAGTCGAAATTTGAAACTCGGTTCCGTTCTAGCCAATTCCCGAATGCTTCGGGAGTTTGGGGGAAAAAGGAATGGGTCCTTCCAGGAATTCAGGACGAAAACATCATCACATCGGGAGAAGGAACCACTCATTTGTATGACGCATCCCGGTTTGCCAAAGATTTGGGACTAAAAAGCCTTCACGTCAAACAATGCGGAGTTTCGCATACCGGCTCTTTTAAAGATTTAGGAATGACGGTTCTTGTAAGCCAGGTCAAACAAATGATTGCGGACGGAGTTCCCATCCAAGCGGTCGCCTGCGCATCCACAGGAGATACCTCAGCAGCCCTTGCATCTTATGCGGCCAAAGCAGGAATTCCTTCTATTATTTTACTTCCAGCTAACAAAGTATCAACGGCACAGCTCATCCAACCCGTTTCGAATGGGGCTCTTGTATTGGCACTCGAAACTGACTTTGATGGTTGTATGGCGGTAGTGAAAGAACTCACCAAAGAAAAATCTATTTATCTTGCAAACTCAATGAATTCACTGCGAATCGAAGGGCAAAAAACCATTTCGATTGAGATCACACAACAGTTAGGTTGGACGGTTCCGGATTGGATTGTGATCCCCGGTGGAAATTTAGGAAATGTTTCGGCTCTTGGAATGGGATTTGAGATGATGTTGGAACTTGGACTCATCAATAAATTACCGAGAATCATTTTAGCCCAAGCAAAAAATGCGAGTCCACTGTATGAATCGTTTAAGAAAGGTTTTGCGGACTTTTCTCCGGTAACAGCTGAAAAAACCTTAGCCTCTGCAATCCAAATCGGAGATCCTGTTTCAGTGAAAAAAGCCATTCGTATTTTAAAGAAATTCAATGGAGTTGTGGAAGTTGCTACGGAAGAAGAATTAGCCAATGCAGCCGCGCGTGGTGATTTGTACGGATTGTATAATGATCCACACACAGGTGTGGCACTTGCAGCACTTTTGAAATCGGTAGAATCAGGTGTGGTGGGGAAAGGTGAGTCGGTGGTTGTGATCTCCACAGCGAATGGACTCAAGTTCACTGAATTCAAACTTGCATTTCATGAAGGGAAAATCCCTAACATAGATGAGAGGCTCAAAAACAGAATCCAAACATGCAAACCGAATCTAAATGGAGTGATGGAAATCTTAGGTAAACAACTGAAGAAATGA
- a CDS encoding LIC10486 family protein, which yields MSELNSKADQLKRQADLIGLTREAVFTDEQAKEVLQGKITDGYLVKVKIDLDSLNGMVLILVSSIRKHIMELYAVVGTSPTFRRIRTFADHVQISTDLGDIGKTGGYDPAISENIGRAVHRAFTKEKLEELLPLWQKKDPSHISEILENPILMATKGRNIKLQAEVDKLSTAKFRYENPMKGVILPIPKPDDEAAAAKDASIPGVSTEPAKGELSSLERQIAQYRSSFPKELNMKTVISPINGVEFDNLVEGMEILFRVPTETPEGLTNAQILGLIDEEGKISKEPVVGRFLGIAGSKTEYHIFAEGPNQYLLHSVEEHPVKVAIPKPAGMTSGANKGSAAQGAKKKTGNAPAQDSKSSGANLFMLMGAFVTIVLFGVLIFVMVIL from the coding sequence ATGTCCGAATTAAACTCAAAAGCAGACCAACTCAAACGACAAGCAGACCTTATTGGCCTGACCAGAGAAGCCGTGTTTACGGATGAACAAGCCAAAGAAGTTTTACAAGGTAAAATTACAGATGGTTATCTTGTAAAAGTAAAAATCGACTTGGACAGTTTGAACGGAATGGTTCTCATTCTAGTGTCCTCCATTCGAAAACATATCATGGAACTATATGCCGTTGTAGGAACCTCTCCAACGTTTCGAAGGATTCGAACTTTTGCCGATCACGTACAAATTTCAACCGACTTGGGTGATATTGGAAAAACGGGTGGTTACGATCCTGCAATTTCTGAAAACATTGGTCGTGCCGTTCACCGAGCGTTCACCAAAGAGAAGTTAGAAGAACTGCTACCACTTTGGCAAAAAAAAGATCCTTCTCATATTTCTGAAATTTTGGAAAATCCAATTCTTATGGCAACCAAAGGGAGAAATATAAAACTCCAGGCAGAAGTGGACAAACTATCCACCGCAAAGTTTCGATATGAAAACCCAATGAAGGGTGTGATTTTACCAATTCCAAAACCTGATGATGAAGCCGCAGCTGCTAAAGATGCTTCTATTCCTGGTGTCTCCACCGAACCAGCGAAAGGTGAACTTTCTTCCCTTGAACGCCAGATTGCACAATACAGATCATCTTTTCCTAAAGAATTGAATATGAAGACGGTGATATCTCCTATCAACGGTGTGGAGTTTGATAACTTGGTTGAAGGTATGGAAATTTTATTTCGAGTTCCCACAGAAACACCAGAAGGATTAACCAATGCCCAAATCCTTGGACTCATTGATGAAGAAGGAAAAATTTCGAAGGAACCAGTGGTTGGAAGGTTTTTAGGAATTGCAGGGAGTAAAACAGAATACCATATATTTGCGGAAGGTCCAAACCAATATTTGCTTCATTCTGTGGAGGAACATCCTGTAAAAGTTGCCATTCCAAAACCAGCCGGTATGACCAGTGGAGCTAACAAAGGATCGGCGGCACAAGGTGCTAAGAAAAAAACAGGAAATGCCCCAGCCCAAGATTCAAAGTCTTCTGGGGCCAACTTGTTTATGTTAATGGGGGCTTTTGTAACGATTGTTCTTTTTGGAGTGTTGATTTTTGTGATGGTGATCTTGTAA